The region CAGACACCGACTTTGCCAGTGGCCCTTGCGTACCCTTCGGCGGCATGGGCTGCTGCCTGTTCATGCCTGACAAGGATATGCCTGAGATCTGATTTGTATATCTCATCATATATTTGAAGAAGGGCACCTCCGGGATAACCGAAGATAACCTCCACATTTTCTTCATAGAGGCACTCGATGATCGCGCGGGCACCTGTCATCTTCCTGGTATTTTCACTCATTATATCCCTTCGTTTTCTTCTCTTGGTTATAACTTCAATTCATTAGCTGGTTTATTGCATTTATCACAGCCTCAACGGATGCTGTGATTATATCTGTACGGGCACCCCTGGAGGAAACAATTTTTCCGTCCTTGGAAAGTTTAACACGCACTTCCACCAGAGCATCAGTACCGCCGGTAATCGCATCAACGTGATACTCTTCCAGCTGGATATCACCGATACCCGATACGGCCTTGCGGATTCCTTTTACGACTGCATCAACGGGGCCATCCCCGATATCGGCCTCGACGACTTCCTCGCCATCCACGGTTATCCTTACCGAGGCTGTGGGCATTACCTGATTACCGGATACGATAGTGAAATCTTTGAGTTTGACCCGGGATTCCCTGTAAATATTCAGTACAGTATCGGCAATTGTCTGCAAATCGGAATCTGTGACATGTTTTCCATGGTCACCGATTTCCTTGACCCGGGCGAGAATCTCCCTGAGCTGGGAATCGTCTACTTCCAGTCCCAGTTCTTTCAATGCCAGGGTTACTGAGCTTTTGCCGGCGTGTTTGCCCAGCACTATCTTTCTTTCCCTGCCCAGCACTTCAGGTTTCAGGGGCTCATAGGTCGAAGTGTCTGCCAGGAGTCCGTGTACATGGATACCGGCTTCATGGGTAAATGCATTACCTCCAACAAGCGATTTGTTGATCGCCACAGGTATGCCGGTCAAGCGGCTGACCAGTCTGGATGTTTTATAAATTTCTTGTGATTTTATACCGGTCCTGTGATCATAAAGCCATTCCAGGATCATCACAACCTCTTCCAGCGAGGTATTTCCGGCCCTTTCACCAATCCCGTTTATGGTCATATGGGCTTCTCCTGCTCCGGCTTTCAGGGCAGCTATGGTATTGGCCACAGATAGTCCGAAATCGTCATGACAGTGAATGCTTACCGGTACACTGCATGCACTGGAAAGTTCGCTGAAAATCTTCTCTGTTTTTTCGGGAACCAGCATTCCCACGGTATCACAGTAGCATAACCTGTCGGCTCCGGCATCTATTCCGTCCTGATAGAGGCTCTTCAGGAAATCAAAATCTGCTCTGGATGCATCTTCCCCACTGAATTCAACAATCAGACCATGATCCTTTGCGTATTCAATTACACTGGTTGACATTTCCCTGACTGCTTGCCTGTCCTTTTTCAATTTCACATTGATATGCAGGTCTGATACAGGTGCGACTAGATGGATGGAATCCACATCACATTCCAGAGCGTAGTCTACATCCCGCTGCATTATACGGCAATAACTACATATTTCAGAATCAAGGCCTTCAGCAGTAATGCCTCTTATAGCGTTTCTCTCACCTTCGGAGGTGATGGCAGAGCCTGCTTCGATGATGTGTACTCCCATTTCGTCCAGTTTACGGGCGATCCAGAGTTTTTCTTCGCAAGTCAGTGCTACACCGGGTGTCTGTTCACCGTCTCTCAGAGTAGTATCCAGAAAGCGTACATTTTCGAATAATACAATCCCTCACGATTTTTATGAATATTGTGCAACCATGTGACACGTTCATATTAAATATAAGTTCGCGTTGGCCACATATCTGTCAGGCTTTCATGTATACAAAGGGTATAGAGCATGAAATGCTGTGAAAAGTAGAATTCTATTATTAAAATAATTGATGGTATAAGCCGTTTTTAATGTGAAAAAGTAAGTGGAGAAGTATTAGAAATACTTCCCTACATTTTTAGCTGCTTTTGCGACAAGAGAGGCGCTTGCTTTCAGGTCATCAATGGAAATCACTTCTACCGGGGAGTGAATATACCTTGCGGCCACACTGATAGTACTTGAGGGTACACCCTCTCTTGTCAGGTGTATTGCCGTTGCGTCGGTAGTTCCTCCGTCTCCCACATCGAGCTGGTGGGGCAGGTCATTCTCCTGTGCTGTTTCCTTTAGCCATTTGACAACCTGCTTGTCTGCCATCAGGCCCCTGCCGGCACCATCAACCACAGTAATTACCGGACCTTTGCCTACTTCCAGGGCTGAATCCTTCTTTTCTATACCGGGATGATCACCGGGGATGGTGACATCTGTTGCAATTGCAATATCCGGATTCAGACCGAAAGCAGATGTACGTGCACCTTTAAGCCCCACCTCTTCCTGAACCGTTCCCACAGCATAAATTGTGGCATCAATGTCCATTTCGGAAATTTGTTTCAGGGCGTCAATCACCATGGCCACTCCAACCCGGTTATCAAAGGCTTTGGAGGTGTAGAGACCGTTTTGCAATGCCACGAAGTTCCTGTCTATAGAAATGGGTGTACCAACTTCAATCCCTAAGTTTTCAGCATCTTCCTTGTCCTTTGCCCCGACATCCACAAACATTTCTTCTGCCTTTATCGGTTTCTTTTTATCCTCATCTTTCATTACATGAGGGGGTTTGGAAC is a window of Methanohalophilus mahii DSM 5219 DNA encoding:
- a CDS encoding (R)-citramalate synthase yields the protein MVLFENVRFLDTTLRDGEQTPGVALTCEEKLWIARKLDEMGVHIIEAGSAITSEGERNAIRGITAEGLDSEICSYCRIMQRDVDYALECDVDSIHLVAPVSDLHINVKLKKDRQAVREMSTSVIEYAKDHGLIVEFSGEDASRADFDFLKSLYQDGIDAGADRLCYCDTVGMLVPEKTEKIFSELSSACSVPVSIHCHDDFGLSVANTIAALKAGAGEAHMTINGIGERAGNTSLEEVVMILEWLYDHRTGIKSQEIYKTSRLVSRLTGIPVAINKSLVGGNAFTHEAGIHVHGLLADTSTYEPLKPEVLGRERKIVLGKHAGKSSVTLALKELGLEVDDSQLREILARVKEIGDHGKHVTDSDLQTIADTVLNIYRESRVKLKDFTIVSGNQVMPTASVRITVDGEEVVEADIGDGPVDAVVKGIRKAVSGIGDIQLEEYHVDAITGGTDALVEVRVKLSKDGKIVSSRGARTDIITASVEAVINAINQLMN
- a CDS encoding M42 family metallopeptidase; translated protein: MEIEKLLEELANAHGISGNEEGIRKIMEREIKPYVDTIEVDKMGNLIGTKKGTGPSIMLAAHMDEIGLMVKYVDENGFLRFVTIGGWFDQTLHSQRVMVHTNKGPIPGVIGSKPPHVMKDEDKKKPIKAEEMFVDVGAKDKEDAENLGIEVGTPISIDRNFVALQNGLYTSKAFDNRVGVAMVIDALKQISEMDIDATIYAVGTVQEEVGLKGARTSAFGLNPDIAIATDVTIPGDHPGIEKKDSALEVGKGPVITVVDGAGRGLMADKQVVKWLKETAQENDLPHQLDVGDGGTTDATAIHLTREGVPSSTISVAARYIHSPVEVISIDDLKASASLVAKAAKNVGKYF